From one Mytilus galloprovincialis chromosome 13, xbMytGall1.hap1.1, whole genome shotgun sequence genomic stretch:
- the LOC143056974 gene encoding uncharacterized protein LOC143056974 encodes MTEAILIYVKGQHQTVEEGVIRCGIETYFNSVKQKEIMELTGKKEEHNRKMVLYGRKHRKLINRRRTLKERKIDPKEEERFMKALEIETMSSEDSDSEDDSIFVTRPLSWVSTEFKQLIQRLDRKYDRMLNAQGKRLKSKRTVGEPSDRPCPKKPKGLEWMFG; translated from the exons ATGACAGAGGCGATTTTGATCTATGTGAAGGGTCAGCATCAAACTGTTGAAGAGGGTGTGATCAGGT GTGGGATTGAAACGTATTTCAATTCTGTTAAACAGAAGGAGATAATGGAGTTAACAGGGAAAAAGGAAGAACATAATAGAAAAATGGTTCTCTATGGCCGAAAACACAGG AAACTTATCAACCGAAGAAGAAccctaaaagaaagaaaaattgatCCAAAGGAGGAGGAAAGGTTCATGAAAGCATTGGAGATTGAAACCATGTCCTCAGAAGATTCCGATTCTGAGGACGATTCTATCTTCGTTACACGTCCTCTGTCGTGGGTGTCGACAGAGTTTAAACAGCTGATACAGCGTTTGGATAGAAAATACGATCGTATGTTAAATGCTCAGGGGAAGAGATTAAAATCCAAAAGAACAGTCGGGGAGCCTTCAGATAGACCGTGTCCCAAAAAGCCCAAGGGACTGGAGTGGATGTTTGGCTAA